A stretch of the Poseidonibacter parvus genome encodes the following:
- a CDS encoding class II aldolase and adducin N-terminal domain-containing protein, whose amino-acid sequence MVDKATVKQLSDLSLTMFRKNFFGIYHGAISAKLDQENFVINTNDAIFDEMTSSSFCTLNINKQDYRWKIASIESHIHATIYTNIHEAKYIAFGMPIYTTAYTFEHDSIVFEDYFGKTTFGEIPIYDPGECENWYSRNALEITRYLKESKNNVMVIKGVGAYVYDRDINELVKKIAILENSCRLLSIKTSFC is encoded by the coding sequence ATGGTAGATAAGGCTACAGTAAAACAATTAAGTGATTTATCTCTTACAATGTTTAGAAAAAACTTCTTTGGAATTTATCATGGAGCAATCTCTGCAAAACTAGATCAAGAGAACTTTGTAATTAATACAAATGATGCAATTTTTGATGAAATGACATCAAGTTCATTTTGTACACTAAATATCAATAAACAAGATTATAGATGGAAAATTGCAAGTATAGAATCACATATTCATGCAACAATATATACAAATATTCATGAAGCAAAATATATAGCCTTTGGAATGCCTATTTATACTACAGCATATACCTTTGAACATGATTCTATAGTTTTCGAAGATTATTTTGGAAAAACAACTTTTGGAGAAATTCCAATTTATGACCCAGGGGAATGTGAGAATTGGTATAGCAGAAACGCTTTAGAAATCACTAGATACTTAAAAGAATCAAAAAACAATGTAATGGTAATCAAAGGTGTTGGTGCTTATGTTTATGATAGAGACATAAATGAACTTGTAAAAAAAATAGCAATTTTAGAAAACTCTTGCAGATTACTTAGTATAAAAACATCATTTTGCTAA
- a CDS encoding HU family DNA-binding protein — MNKAEFIDAIAAKAGLSKKDAKGAVDSVLETITETLVKRESVSFIGFGTFTTADRAARTAKVPGTDKTVDVPATTVGKFKVGKALKEAIAKK, encoded by the coding sequence ATGAACAAAGCTGAATTTATTGACGCAATAGCTGCAAAAGCTGGTTTATCTAAAAAAGACGCAAAAGGTGCAGTTGATTCTGTATTAGAAACAATTACTGAAACATTAGTAAAAAGAGAATCTGTAAGTTTCATTGGTTTTGGTACATTTACTACTGCTGATAGAGCTGCAAGAACTGCTAAAGTTCCAGGAACTGATAAAACAGTTGACGTACCAGCTACTACTGTTGGAAAATTCAAAGTTGGAAAAGCTTTAAAAGAAGCAATTGCTAAAAAATAA